From a region of the Cucumis sativus cultivar 9930 chromosome 6, Cucumber_9930_V3, whole genome shotgun sequence genome:
- the LOC101212801 gene encoding L-ascorbate oxidase, with product MASPLQSTRYLLILLSFVFFLLQSQTAESRTLNYKWEVKSELKSPDCFKKVTLTINGRSPGPTIYAHQGDTVIVELKNSLFTENVAIHWHGIRQIGTPWSDGTEGVTQCPILPGETFRYQFVVDRPGTYLYHAHYGMQREDGLYGSIVVWVPEGQTEPFSYDLDRNLILTDWYHKSSHEHATGLATPGSGFNWVGEPDSLLIQGRGRFNCSILGSSSGTCNSSSTECVLHPLTVVPGKTYRLRVSSLTSLSALSFQIEGHTMTVVEADGHYVEPFQVNNLFIYSGETYSVLIKADQDPSRNYWITTNVVSRSRTTPPGLAIFNYYPNHQSRLPPTTPPAPPAWNDVTPRLAQSQAIKARQGFIHTPPKAADKVIVLLNTQNTVNGRRRWSLNNVSFNMPHTPYLIALKHNLLHTFSQEKPPTGYDFKNYDIFNPAPNPEATVSDAIYRLDFNSTVDIILQNANMMSPNNSETHPWHLHGHDFWVLGYGEGKFDLYKDPSKYNLENPIMKNTVPLHPYGWTALRFVADNPGVWAFHCHIDAHFFMGMGVVFEEGIERVGKLPTSIMGCGESKRFLRP from the exons ATGGCTTCGCCGTTACAAAGTACACGATACCTCTTAATTCTTCTCTcctttgtcttcttcttaCTACAATCTCAAACTGCAGAATCAAGAACTCTGAACTATAAATGGGAAGTGAAATCTGAATTGAAGTCCCCCGATTGCTTTAAAAAAGTTACCTTGACCATTAATGGCCGATCTCCAGGTCCCACTATCTACGCCCACCAAGGTGACACCGTCATCGTTGAGCTCAAGAACAGCCTCTTTACCGAAAACGTGGCTATCCACTGGCATGGAATTCGACAG ATCGGAACACCATGGAGCGATGGAACAGAAGGTGTCACTCAATGCCCTATTTTGCCTGGTGAAACCTTCAGATATCAGTTTGTTGTAGACAGA CCAGGAACTTATCTATACCATGCCCATTATGGTATGCAGAGAGAAGATGGTCTCTATGGATCCATTGTGGTTTGGGTTCCAGAAGGACAAACAGAGCCTTTTTCCTATGATCTTGATCGTAACCTCATCCTCACAGATTGGTATCATAAAAGCAGCCACGAACACGCCACTGGATTGGCTACCCCTGGCTCTGGATTCAACTGGGTGGGAGAGCCTGATTCACTGTTGATTCAAGGAAGAGGGAGATTCAACTGCTCTATTCTGGGATCTTCCAGTGGTACCTGCAATTCATCGAGCACAGAATGTGTTCTTCATCCATTAACAGTCGTACCGGGAAAAACTTACCGATTAAGGGTCTCCAGTCTCACTTCTCTTTCAGCTCTCAGTTTCCAAATTGAG GGTCACACCATGACTGTGGTTGAAGCTGATGGGCATTACGTTGAGCCATTTCAAGTAAACAATTTGTTCATTTACTCAGGAGAAACATATTCCGTTTTGATAAAAGCCGATCAAGACCCTTCTAGAAACTACTGGATCACAACCAATGTGGTGAGCCGATCAAGAACCACCCCCCCTGGATTAGCCATTTTCAATTACTACCCAAATCACCAGAGTAGACTCCCTCCGACAACTCCTCCAGCACCACCTGCTTGGAACGATGTTACTCCCCGATTGGCTCAAAGTCAAGCCATCAAAGCCCGGCAAGGTTTTATCCACACGCCGCCCAAAGCCGCCGATAAAGTGATCGTGCTTCTCAACACCCAAAACACCGTGAATGGCCGTCGCCGGTGGTCGTTAAATAACGTTTCCTTCAATATGCCTCATACCCCATATCTTATTGCTCTAAAGCACAATCTTCTCCATACATTCAGCCAGGAAAAACCACCCACTGGATACGATTTCAAGAACTACGACATTTTTAATCCGGCGCCCAACCCTGAAGCGACGGTAAGCGACGCCATATACCGGTTGGACTTCAATTCAACTGTGGACATCATACTACAGAACGCCAATATGATGAGCCCAAACAACAGCGAAACACATCCTTGGCATTTGCACGGACACGATTTCTGGGTTTTGGGGTACGGAGAAGGGAAATTCGATCTTTATAAGGATCCAAGCAAGTACAATTTGGAGAACCCGATCATGAAGAACACGGTGCCGTTGCATCCATATGGATGGACCGCTTTGAGATTTGTGGCGGATAATCCTGGTGTCTGGGCTTTCCACTGTCACATCGACGCGCATTTCTTTATGGGAATGGGTGTAGTTTTTGAAGAAGGGATCGAGAGGGTTGGAAAATTGCCTACTTCCATTATGGGATGCGGGGAGAGCAAGAGGTTCTTGAGACCTTAA
- the LOC101212322 gene encoding aspartic proteinase-like protein 1 isoform X2 encodes MILAGCITPGLISGHRVFLFWLHWMLGVIYFGFLVIAYNVLPCLQVTMAVWCSCSLMFGALFIMQDKDLNEYRPSSSSTSKHISCSHNLCDSGQSCQSPKQSCPYVIDYITENTSSSGLLIQDVLHLSSGCENSSNCTIQAPVILGCGMKQSGGYLSGVAPDGLFGLGLGEISVLSSLAKEELVQNSFSLCFNEDGSGRIFFGDEGPASQQTTSFVPLDGKYETYIVGVEACCIENSCLKQTSFKALIDSGTSFTYLPEEAYENIVIEFDKRLNTTSAVSFKGYPWKYCYKISADAMPKVPSVTLLFPLNNSFVVHDPVFPIYGDQGLAGFCFAILPADGDIGILGQNYMTGYRMVFDRDNLKLGWSHANCQDLSNEKKMPLTPAKETPPNPLPADEQQSASGGHAVAPAVAGRAPSKPSAATPCFIPSRFYSIRLPHLLLLALCLVSSCV; translated from the exons ATGATTTTGGCTG GTTGCATTACACCTGGATTGATATCGGGACACCGAGTGTTTCTTTTCTGGTTGCATTGGATGCTGGGAGTGATCTACTTTGGGTTCCTTGTAATTGCATACAATGTGCTCCCTTGTCTGCAAGTTACTATGGCAGTCTG GTGCTCCTGCTCCCTCATGTTTGGGGCATTATTTATAATGCAGGATAAAGATCTCAATGAATACCGTCCATCCAGTTCAAGCACGAGCAAGCATATATCTTGCAGCCATAATTTGTGCGACTCAGGCCAAAGCTGCCAAAGTCCGAAGCAGTCATGTCCTTATGTTATTGACTACATTACTGAAAATACTTCAAGTTCAGGACTACTAATTCAGGATGTGTTGCATCTTTCATCCGGTTGTGAGAATTCATCTAATTGTACGATTCAGGCTCCTGTCATTTTAGG GTGTGGTATGAAACAAAGCGGCGGTTATCTAAGTGGAGTCGCTCCAGATGGTCTTTTTGGATTAGGGTTAGGAGAAATTTCTGTTCTTAGTTCCCTTGCGAAAGAAGAATTGGTGCAGAATTCCTTCTCGCTGTGTTTTAATGAGGATGGATCTGGAAGAATCTTTTTTGGGGACGAGGGACCTGCAAGTCAGCAAACAACTTCATTTGTGCCATTAGACGGGAAATA TGAAACCTACATTGTTGGGGTGGAAGCATGTTGTATTGAGAATTCGTGCCTCAAGCAGACAAGTTTTAAAGCATTGATAGATAGTGGGACATCGTTTACATATCTTCCAGAGGAAGCTTATGAAAATATTGTGATTGAG TTTGATAAAAGGTTAAACACTACAAGCGCCGTCTCCTTTAAAGGATATCCATGGAAGTATTGCTATAAGATCAG TGCAGACGCAATGCCAAAGGTTCCATCTGTGACATTGTTGTTTCCACTAAACAATAGTTTTGTGGTTCATGATCCTGTATTCCCTATCTATGGCGATCAG GGGTTAGCTGGATTTTGTTTTGCTATACTACCTGCTGATGGAGATATCGGAATATTGGGAC AAAATTACATGACTGGATACCGGATGGTATTTGATAGGGATAATTTGAAGTTGGGTTGGTCACACGCAAATT GTCAAGATCTCAGTAACGAAAAGAAAATGCCTCTTACTCCTGCAAAAGAGACACCGCCAAACCCATTACCAGCCGATGAACAGCAGAGCGCTTCAGGGGGGCACGCGGTGGCTCCTGCCGTAGCTGGAAGGGCCCCTTCTAAACCATCAGCTGCTACCCCATGCTTCATCCCATCCAGATTTTATTCAATCAGATTGCCGCACCTGCTTCTTCTAGCACTCTGCCTTGTTTCTTCTTGCGTGTGA
- the LOC101213284 gene encoding heavy metal-associated isoprenylated plant protein 23: MGVGGTLEYLSDLVGNTHKHKKKKQLQTVELKVRMDCDGCELKVKNALSSLSGVKSVEINRKQQKVTVTGYVEASKILKKAKSTGKKAEIWPYVPYSLVSQPYIAQAYDKKAPPGYVRNVEQTATTASVTKYEDPYINMFSDDNPNACSVM, translated from the exons ATGGGTGTTGGTGGGACTTTGGAGTACTTGTCAGATTTGGTGGGTAACACCCATAaacacaagaagaagaaacagcTTCAAACCGTGGAGTTGAAAGTCAGAATGGACTGTGATGGCTGTGAACTTAAGGTCAAGAATGCCCTCTCTTCACTCAGTG GGGTAAAATCTGTGGAGATAAACAGGAAGCAGCAGAAAGTGACAGTTACGGGGTATGTTGAAGCAAGCAAGATACTGAAGAAGGCGAAGTCTACAGGGAAAAAGGCTGAGATATGGCCATATGTTCCCTACAGCTTAGTGTCACAGCCTTACATTGCTCAGGCTTATGATAAGAAGGCACCACCGGGGTATGTAAGAAATGTGGAGCAAACTGCCACTACTGCTTCTGTTACCAAATATGAAGATCCTTACATCAACATGTTCAGTGATGACAACCCAAATGCTTGCTCTGTCATGTAA
- the LOC101212322 gene encoding aspartic proteinase-like protein 1 isoform X1, with protein sequence MSLRNLLLLLLMVIFVHQVVSITFTSRILHRFSEEMKALRASGSTNTSVRVSWPEKGSMEYYQELVSGDFRRQKMKLGSRFQLLFPSEGSKTIALGNDFGWLHYTWIDIGTPSVSFLVALDAGSDLLWVPCNCIQCAPLSASYYGSLDKDLNEYRPSSSSTSKHISCSHNLCDSGQSCQSPKQSCPYVIDYITENTSSSGLLIQDVLHLSSGCENSSNCTIQAPVILGCGMKQSGGYLSGVAPDGLFGLGLGEISVLSSLAKEELVQNSFSLCFNEDGSGRIFFGDEGPASQQTTSFVPLDGKYETYIVGVEACCIENSCLKQTSFKALIDSGTSFTYLPEEAYENIVIEFDKRLNTTSAVSFKGYPWKYCYKISADAMPKVPSVTLLFPLNNSFVVHDPVFPIYGDQGLAGFCFAILPADGDIGILGQNYMTGYRMVFDRDNLKLGWSHANCQDLSNEKKMPLTPAKETPPNPLPADEQQSASGGHAVAPAVAGRAPSKPSAATPCFIPSRFYSIRLPHLLLLALCLVSSCV encoded by the exons ATGTCGCTTCGGAATCTGCTTTTGTTGCTGCTGATGGTGATTTTTGTTCACCAGGTGGTGTCTATTACGTTCACATCAAGGATACTTCACAGGTTCTCTGAGGAGATGAAGGCCCTTAGGGCTTCAGGGAGTACGAATACGAGTGTACGAGTATCATGGCCTGAGAAGGGGAGTATGGAGTATTATCAGGAGCTTGTTAGTGGTGACTTTCGGAGGCAGAAGATGAAGCTTGGTTCTCGGTTTCAGTTGCTTTTCCCGTCTGAAGGCAGTAAAACCATTGCGCTCGGAAATGATTTTGGCTG GTTGCATTACACCTGGATTGATATCGGGACACCGAGTGTTTCTTTTCTGGTTGCATTGGATGCTGGGAGTGATCTACTTTGGGTTCCTTGTAATTGCATACAATGTGCTCCCTTGTCTGCAAGTTACTATGGCAGTCTG GATAAAGATCTCAATGAATACCGTCCATCCAGTTCAAGCACGAGCAAGCATATATCTTGCAGCCATAATTTGTGCGACTCAGGCCAAAGCTGCCAAAGTCCGAAGCAGTCATGTCCTTATGTTATTGACTACATTACTGAAAATACTTCAAGTTCAGGACTACTAATTCAGGATGTGTTGCATCTTTCATCCGGTTGTGAGAATTCATCTAATTGTACGATTCAGGCTCCTGTCATTTTAGG GTGTGGTATGAAACAAAGCGGCGGTTATCTAAGTGGAGTCGCTCCAGATGGTCTTTTTGGATTAGGGTTAGGAGAAATTTCTGTTCTTAGTTCCCTTGCGAAAGAAGAATTGGTGCAGAATTCCTTCTCGCTGTGTTTTAATGAGGATGGATCTGGAAGAATCTTTTTTGGGGACGAGGGACCTGCAAGTCAGCAAACAACTTCATTTGTGCCATTAGACGGGAAATA TGAAACCTACATTGTTGGGGTGGAAGCATGTTGTATTGAGAATTCGTGCCTCAAGCAGACAAGTTTTAAAGCATTGATAGATAGTGGGACATCGTTTACATATCTTCCAGAGGAAGCTTATGAAAATATTGTGATTGAG TTTGATAAAAGGTTAAACACTACAAGCGCCGTCTCCTTTAAAGGATATCCATGGAAGTATTGCTATAAGATCAG TGCAGACGCAATGCCAAAGGTTCCATCTGTGACATTGTTGTTTCCACTAAACAATAGTTTTGTGGTTCATGATCCTGTATTCCCTATCTATGGCGATCAG GGGTTAGCTGGATTTTGTTTTGCTATACTACCTGCTGATGGAGATATCGGAATATTGGGAC AAAATTACATGACTGGATACCGGATGGTATTTGATAGGGATAATTTGAAGTTGGGTTGGTCACACGCAAATT GTCAAGATCTCAGTAACGAAAAGAAAATGCCTCTTACTCCTGCAAAAGAGACACCGCCAAACCCATTACCAGCCGATGAACAGCAGAGCGCTTCAGGGGGGCACGCGGTGGCTCCTGCCGTAGCTGGAAGGGCCCCTTCTAAACCATCAGCTGCTACCCCATGCTTCATCCCATCCAGATTTTATTCAATCAGATTGCCGCACCTGCTTCTTCTAGCACTCTGCCTTGTTTCTTCTTGCGTGTGA
- the LOC101213042 gene encoding photosynthetic NDH subunit of lumenal location 4, chloroplastic, with the protein MALSPLTFTTPRPQASQIFSPKLSSTVKPTSTSSSSSSSSSSVSATKKAISNMGIGLLAASVLALSPLDANATRIEYYATVGEPLCEFNYVPSGLGYCDIAVGSGEEVPYGELINVHYTARFADGIVFDSSYKRGRYLTMRIGVGKVIRGLDQGILGGEGVPPMLVGGKRKLQIPPHLAYGPEPAGCFSGDCNIPGNATLVYDINFVGVYSGNRK; encoded by the exons ATGGCACTTTCCCCATTAACCTTCACAACCCCAAGACCTCAAGCTTCCCAAATTTTCTCCCCCAAGTTATCTTCCACTGTTAAACCCAcatctacttcttcttcttcttcttcttcttcttcttcagtttCTGCTACTAAGAAGGCAATATCTAACATGGGCATTGGCCTTCTTGCTGCTTCGGTTTTGGCTCTTTCGCCCTTGGATGCAAACGCTACCAGAATTGAATACTATGCCACTGTTGGAGAACCCCTTTGCGAGTTCAACTATGTGCCTTCCGGGCTTGGCTATTGCGACATCGCCGTCGGATCCGGTGAGGAAGTTCCTTATGGTGAGCTTATCAAT GTTCACTACACTGCAAGGTTTGCTGATGGGATAGTGTTTGACAGTAGCTACAAGCGTGGTAGATATCTCACCATGCGTATTGGTGTTGGCAAG GTAATAAGAGGATTGGATCAGGGAATATTAGGGGGTGAAGGAGTACCACCAATGCTAGTAG GTGGCAAACGTAAGCTTCAGATTCCTCCACATTTAGCGTATGGACCAGAACCAGCAGGCTGTTTTTCAG GTGATTGCAATATACCTGGAAATGCAACTCTTGTGTATGATATAAATTTCGTTGGAGTCTACTCAGGAAATAGGAAGTGA